The Amaranthus tricolor cultivar Red isolate AtriRed21 chromosome 2, ASM2621246v1, whole genome shotgun sequence genome contains the following window.
ACATTATTGACCTTATTTAGACCCCAATCTTTTAGGATTAATGCTCTGAGATTATTGTTGATCATTAGCATGATTTCCTAAATTTGCATAAGgaaggtgttcattcgggttatcgGGTCGATTTTGGGTTAGATGTTTCGGGTCGGTTCAAAATTGGGTCTTGtgtccatattgatttttacataattgtaatttcatttttacGTTGGGTTGAATCGGGTTCGGTTACAAGTTCGGGTCAACGGGTTTGTTGGGAAAACACCTCTATGCAAAACCGGCAAATACGGGTTTCCCGCCATTTCTATCACGGGTAAAGCTAGAGAATCACGTACATGCAAGAGGGAAAGGAAATTAATCCTTCCCTTTGACGGTAAGAATCAAATCCATGTCACAAAGGTGAACGGAAAAACCGTCAAACCAAACTTTATTTTTCAAACTAGAGAGTACATTGGAAACTGATCTTAATTAGATTCGAACTGAAATCAGTAACCCTATATAGGTCTCTCACACACATTAAAATGCAACAAACAAAACCTaaaatgcacaaattaaaaaacccTAATTCCCAAAATTAATCACTATAAGAAGTAACATTGGGAATTGGTTCAAATTCATCAGCAAAAATCTTCTTTGATGCATCTTGTTTTTGGGATTTGACCTGATTTGGATTGGCATCATCATGATATGCAGAAATATTAGGGATTGGTTCAAATTCACTAGAAATTAACTTTTTTGAATCATCATGGTAAGCAGAAACATTAGGGATTGGTTCAAATTCTTTGATGAAATCCTTAATTGCTTCTTCTTGGTATGATCTTTGATTTATGAATAGTTTAAGTGCTTCTGGTATAGGCTGTCCATTCATCATGTTTCCCCAATACTTTTTTAGGTCTTTCCTCCCCTCAGTGGGGCCTGCAAGCTGTTCAACATTTATATAACATGAATTAGGACGGTctaaaaatatacaataattttttaatcgAGTAGcttttgtatgagactgtctcacggtAAGACAAGTTCGAAGCGACTCTTATAAACaattacacaaattcttttgtaagacggtctcaccgtgagaagTTCTTCATACATGGGCTCAATAGTCgtctaatataattattaatatatggaCTCCTTGTTTTTAGGTCGTCTCAccaagagacagtctctcacaaaagtagcttaaacaattaaagtggatgatttgattatttttttaggaTTACGGGGCAAGCTGAAGGAATAGAAAGACTATGTAAGAATCAATATTGGACTTTATCGACAATGTCGGAATCAATACTAGACTTTATTTAGGTATGTTTTAGTTAATTTAATTAGATTATTTAGCCCAATTTAAAACTGCAGAATAGTAAGATCCTTTTAAATAAGaatttatttgtgtaagtataatttttttaaaagaaaataaaaattggcctaattaaacacaaaacattataaactaat
Protein-coding sequences here:
- the LOC130806497 gene encoding organ-specific protein S2-like — protein: MEPYLKIFFTFLLSIILLAGPTEGRKDLKKYWGNMMNGQPIPEALKLFINQRSYQEEAIKDFIKEFEPIPNVSAYHDDSKKLISSEFEPIPNISAYHDDANPNQVKSQKQDASKKIFADEFEPIPNVTSYSD